The genomic window CACCCGAATTTCCTGTGCTCTCTTCGATCATTATAGCTGGATTCTCTCTGGCGATAATCGTTGGGCTCCGAAGATGGCTTGGATCAGGTCAGAGATGGCGCCCGCAGAAGTGAAGTCGATGATTTTAACAATCGAATCAGCTCTTTAACAGACGGGTTTTATTTAACAAAGCCAGTCGCTCCGAAAGACTAAAAAAGTACGGCTTGTTCCTTCGCTCAGTTGATTCACAAGCAGGTGAGTTCCACAACATTGAGGTCTGTGGGCTATGACAACGAGTCAAAGACTCTTGAAATTCTTCTCCGAAACGGCGGGATATACGCACACTTTGATGTTCCAGAGTCCGTATACTCGGCGCTACTTGCAGCCGTGTCTAAATCAAAGTATTACAATGACTTTGTGAAACGGAACTATGCATACGTGAGAAAAGCCTGAAGGCGTACTCCACTTTTCTGAAATGGGTGCAATCCGACCGACCTGCCGCTGGGAGCTACCCCCTATCTCTAAAGCATTATTAACGGCCTAGAATTCTATTGCAAATCGGATAAGATTTTCCTTGCCGAAGCGAAAAATTAAGGAGGAAAAGCCCCGGAGGCGCTTTGGCAAAAAGGAGATGCTTATCGCTCCAATCGCGATTGGAGCTGGGATGCTCGTTACATTCATTGTAATTCCGACCTTTTTTCCTCCGCCGCGCCCAACCGAAGTCTGTCTGAAGGCGCTCAACCGCGAGACTTTTCAGCTCTTTCCGCGGATCGAAATCCTTGTTGACGGCCATCAGAAATGGCTGCCAGACGATGTTGGCCGACTTCCAAAGCACGGCCAGGACTGCGTAAGGCCAATACGGACTGATCAGGTAGGCGACGTTGTTCACATCGAATACGTCCGTGCAGTCAGGCTGAACTTGGCTGATTTTATGAAGGTCTATACCAACGGAACCAATCTTATCACGGTAGTTGACAATTCTACAAAGCCTGCGCAGACGCAGGTACTCAACCTGACGAACTACGATGTAAAGTACTCTTACTATTCGGATCAGGGCAAATGGGTCTATGTGGACAAGCCTGCAGACACTCCACCCTTCCCGACCGACAACAAGCTGGTTGAACGGATTGAATTAACGAGCAAGCCGAGTACGAATAAATAGCTTCCAGAAGGGCTGCCGGTGGTTTGGCAAAGAAATCTGCCGCGGTAATAAGAGGCGACGGTACCGGCCCTGAGCTTGTCGATGCAATGGTCAAGGTCTTGAAGGCCTGCAGCAGCAAGGTCGAGCTCATCCCTTGCGACGCCGGCTCCGAGTGGTGGGAAAAGAAAGGAGGTAATTCTTACATTTCTCCGGAGGTATGGAAGCTGCTTGAAGACTGCGATGCATGCTTCAAGGGTCCGACGACTACCGTTCCTGTTCCAAACGCCCCGAGGAGCGTCGCCGTAAGCATACGACAAAAGTTCGAGCTGTATGCCAACATTAGGCCTATCAAGACTTACAAGAACGCGGAGAGAAAGCTGGACTTTGTCTGCGTTCGTGAAGCAACCGAAGGACTGTACGCCGGGATCGAGTTCAAGACAAGCGATGATTCTGCCATAGCGATTAGAAAGACAACTCGCAAGGGCTGTGAGAGGGTCTGCATGAAGGGATTTCAGGTGGCAAAGGACAGGGGTTTTGACAAGGTTTTTGCAATAACAAAAAGAAACATTCTGAAGGAAACCGACGGAATTTTCTGGGCAGCTGCAGAGAAGGCGCAGAAGCAATTCAAAACCATCCAGCTGGAGGAGTACTATATCGACAACATGACGCAGCAGCTTGTCAAGAACCCCGAAAGGTTTAACGAAAGCGTCCTTTTGAGCACCAACCTGTTCATGGACATCGTTTCTGAATGCGCGTCAGGGCACGTCGGCTCCATCGGCAACGTGTACTCCGGCAATTACGGCGATGATTATGCGATGTTTGAACCCGCTCATGGCAGCGCACCCAAGTATGCGGGCCAGAACAAGGTAAACCCGGTTGCCACTATTCTTTCTGGCGCATGGATGGTGGAATATCTGGGCGAAAAACCCATCAGCGATGCAATCTTCAAGGCAACTGAAGACGTAATCAACGAAAACAAATACGTCACATACGACCTAGGGGGAACGGCAACTCTTTCCCAGATGGCCGACCAGATAGCTTCGCGGGCTTCAAAGGCACTAAGGAAATAAAGATGGCCATCAGGGCGGAGCCGGCTTTCGCCCTGGCCTGATTTCCAGGACCGCAATTTCTTCGAAAAACAGCTTTTTTTCGACCACGATTTTGCTGCTCAAATCCAGCCCATGCAGTTCGCTGGCGAGCGCGGAAAGGTCGGCATGCGATGATACTACGATCAGGATTGCCCCATCCTGTTTTAGCAGCGGGAGGGCACTCTTGATAAAGTGAAGTGTCAACTCTATACCCTTCAATCCTCCCTCGACGGCAATGTCAGGCCGCGCACTGCGTGCAACCGGACTTGTTTCGAGATTTTTGTCGCGATTAATTTGCGACGGAAGATAGGGCGGGTTAGATACTATAAGGTCAAATTCACCGCGAAACGCACTGGCCGCGTCGCAACAGGCCAGGTGTGCATCGAGCCCGCGCTGCTTGCAGAACCTCAGCGATTCGACATCAATGTCGGAACCGGCAACCAGAGAAAATTGTTTCAGGAGGGCTTCCGTGATTATGCAAGATCCGACGCCAATCTCAAGCGCCCTATTTCCCTTATACTTCTTTACGCATTCAAGCAAAAGCTGGCTGTCTTCCGCAGGGGCGTAAATCACTTTAAACCACAAACCCTGCCTGCAAGCTCGATTATCTCCTGCGGGCCCACCTGATACACCCTTGTAGCCGGACTGTCCAGACTGCCTGCCTGGACTCCAAATCTCCTTAAAACCGCCGAGACCTGCTTGTTTCTGAACGAGAATAACCGGTTTATCGCAGATACCATTTCGTCCGAAAGCACTCCGTGCCGAATTAGCCTCAGAACTACCGAGCGAACCTTCGGCTCCGGCTTGAATGCAGCCCTGGGGACACCAAACAATCTTTCCAGCGAAAAGCAGTATCTCGCAATGACAGACACTGACCGGTAGGAGCCACTGCCCGGTTCTGCGAACAGCTTTTCTGCAAACTCGTCCTGCAGCATTACTATGGCGCGAGTGCAATCTCTTGCCTGCGCAAGCCATTCAATCGCATCGCGGCTTCTGGAATAGGGCAGGTTTGAAACGAACACGTCAAATGCCGGAGGAGGCGTCCTGAATGCGTCCTGATTTATCAGATTTAGGTTTGAATACTTTGGCCAAATTGCTTGAGAGGTTTCCCGAAATCTGGTCGGGTCAACCTCGAAGGAGATGACGCTGCGCGCAACCTTGCACAGCTCTTCTGTCAACACCCCGCTTCCGGCCCCGACTTCACACACGGTTTCGGCCCCGGAAATTCCTGACGCGCTGATTATGCGTGATAGCACGTTCTTGTCAATCAGCCGGTGCTGGCCCAGTCTGTGGGTCTTTGAGCGGCCAGGCCACTGCGACGCTTCGTTTTTCATTTACAGTCAGAGTGCGTCTTTGTGGCGACCGACCGGAGCGGATTTAAAAATCATCTTTGCAGGGATCCTGTCATTTTCTGACAAACAGATTCATGCGGGCCTGGCCCATTATTTCCTCGATAATTCGCTTTGAAATGAGCTTGGCGGGATCTCGAAGGCCAACCCTGTGCTGGATATCCATAAAGTTTTCAAACTTCTTCTTCTCCCGCTCCTTGACTATGCTCATCATGTAAGTCTTCCCAATTCCAGGAATTAGCTCAAGCGCATGAATTCGCGGGGTAATCGGCTGTGATGCATTGATATAGTCAACAAATCGCTTTTCATTGGCAATTACGATCTTTTCTACGATGTTTGGCAGCTCATTTTTTGCCGACTGCGAAATCTGATCGTATTCAAGCCGCCCA from Nitrososphaera sp. includes these protein-coding regions:
- a CDS encoding KTSC domain-containing protein — encoded protein: MIHKQVSSTTLRSVGYDNESKTLEILLRNGGIYAHFDVPESVYSALLAAVSKSKYYNDFVKRNYAYVRKA
- a CDS encoding isocitrate/isopropylmalate dehydrogenase family protein; this encodes MAKKSAAVIRGDGTGPELVDAMVKVLKACSSKVELIPCDAGSEWWEKKGGNSYISPEVWKLLEDCDACFKGPTTTVPVPNAPRSVAVSIRQKFELYANIRPIKTYKNAERKLDFVCVREATEGLYAGIEFKTSDDSAIAIRKTTRKGCERVCMKGFQVAKDRGFDKVFAITKRNILKETDGIFWAAAEKAQKQFKTIQLEEYYIDNMTQQLVKNPERFNESVLLSTNLFMDIVSECASGHVGSIGNVYSGNYGDDYAMFEPAHGSAPKYAGQNKVNPVATILSGAWMVEYLGEKPISDAIFKATEDVINENKYVTYDLGGTATLSQMADQIASRASKALRK
- a CDS encoding HemK2/MTQ2 family protein methyltransferase yields the protein MIYAPAEDSQLLLECVKKYKGNRALEIGVGSCIITEALLKQFSLVAGSDIDVESLRFCKQRGLDAHLACCDAASAFRGEFDLIVSNPPYLPSQINRDKNLETSPVARSARPDIAVEGGLKGIELTLHFIKSALPLLKQDGAILIVVSSHADLSALASELHGLDLSSKIVVEKKLFFEEIAVLEIRPGRKPAPP
- a CDS encoding rRNA adenine dimethyltransferase family protein, with the translated sequence MKNEASQWPGRSKTHRLGQHRLIDKNVLSRIISASGISGAETVCEVGAGSGVLTEELCKVARSVISFEVDPTRFRETSQAIWPKYSNLNLINQDAFRTPPPAFDVFVSNLPYSRSRDAIEWLAQARDCTRAIVMLQDEFAEKLFAEPGSGSYRSVSVIARYCFSLERLFGVPRAAFKPEPKVRSVVLRLIRHGVLSDEMVSAINRLFSFRNKQVSAVLRRFGVQAGSLDSPATRVYQVGPQEIIELAGRVCGLK
- a CDS encoding DUF655 domain-containing protein, whose protein sequence is MAREDLSTDHTGQPRRYEEHAYVLDFIPRGKSTTVRGREGVIIHAIGEERLTLLELLGAPNVSFDIGDRLYIGREGREKVQSVLGRLEYDQISQSAKNELPNIVEKIVIANEKRFVDYINASQPITPRIHALELIPGIGKTYMMSIVKEREKKKFENFMDIQHRVGLRDPAKLISKRIIEEIMGQARMNLFVRK